One window of the Acinonyx jubatus isolate Ajub_Pintada_27869175 chromosome A2, VMU_Ajub_asm_v1.0, whole genome shotgun sequence genome contains the following:
- the MST1 gene encoding hepatocyte growth factor-like protein isoform X4, which yields MRLWWVTVQPPARRMGWFPLLLLLTQCSRVPGQRSPLNDFQVLRGTELQHLLHAVGPGPWQEHVADAEECAGRCGSLLDCRAFHYNVSSHGCQLLPWTQYSPYTQLQRSGRCDLFQKKDYVRTCVMDNGVKYRGTVAITTGGLPCQRWNHRFPNDHKYTPTLRNGLEENFCRNPDGDPGGPWCYTTDPAVRFQTCGIKSCREAACVWCNGEEYRGAVDRTESGRECQRWDLQRPHAHPFEPGKFLDKDLDDNYCRNPDGSERPWCYTTDPKVEREFCDLPRCGLEAQPRHEATTLSCFRGKGEGYRGTANTTAAGVPCQRWDAQNPHQHRFAPEKYACKDLRENFCRNPDGSEAPWCFTSRPGMRVAFCYQIRRCADDVRPEDCYHGVGEQYRGLVNRTRKGVPCQHWSTEMPHMPQFTPTSAPHAHLEENFCRNPDRDSHGPWCYTTDPGTPFDYCALRRCDDDQPPSILEPPDQVVFEKCGKRVTRLDQQRSKLRVVGGQPGNSPWTVSLRNRQGQHFCGGSLVKEQWVLTARQCFSSWNVTSSTEDAYGRVRCALRDSWPLWEPVRVTTEAHLPALPMTAGSWREL from the exons ATGCGGCTGTGGTGGGTCACAGTGCAGCCTCCAGCCAGGAGAATGGGGTGGTTCCCACTGCTGCTGCTTCTGACACAGTGTTCAAGGGTCCCTG GGCAGCGCTCGCCCTTGAATGACTTCCAGGTGCTCCGGGGTACAGAGCTGCAACACCTGCTACATGCAGTGGGGCCTGGGCCTTGGCAAGAACATGTGGCAGATGCTGAGGAGTGTGCAGGGCGTTGCGGGTCCCTACTGGACTGCAG GGCCTTCCACTACAATGTGAGCAGCCACGGCTGCCAACTGCTGCCATGGACCCAATACTCACCCTATACACAGCTGCAACGTTCAGGGCGCTGTGATCTCTTCCAAAAGAAAG ACTATGTGCGGACCTGCGTCATGGACAATGGGGTCAAGTACCGTGGTACGGTGGCCATCACCACTGGCGGCCTACCCTGCCAGCGCTGGAACCACAGGTTCCCCAATGACCACAA GTACACGCCCACACTCCGGAACGGCTTGGAGGAGAACTTCTGCCGAAACCCCGACGGGGACCCAGGAGGTCCCTGGTGCTACACGACAGACCCTGCAGTGCGCTTCCAGACCTGTGGCATCAAGTCCTGCCGGGAAG CCGCTTGCGTTTGGTGCAATGGCGAGGAGTATCGCGGGGCAGTGGACCGCACCGAGTCGGGACGCGAGTGTCAGCGCTGGGACCTGCAGCGGCCACACGCGCACCCCTTTGAGCCCGGCAA GTTCCTTGACAAAGATCTGGACGACAACTATTGCCGGAATCCGGACGGCTCCGAGCGGCCCTGGTGCTATACCACCGACCCGAAGGTGGAGCGAGAGTTCTGCGACCTCCCTCGCTGCG GGTTGGAGGCACAGCCGCGCCACGAGGCCACGACGCTCAGTTGCTTCCGCGGGAAGGGCGAGGGCTACAGGGGCACGGCCAACACCACCGCCGCAGGCGTACCCTGCCAGCGGTGGGACGCGCAGAACCCCCATCAGCATCGTTTTGCTCCGGAGAAATACGCATGCAA GGACCTTCGGGAGAACTTCTGCCGGAATCCCGACGGCTCGGAAGCGCCTTGGTGCTTTACGTCACGGCCTGGCATGCGCGTGGCCTTCTGTTACCAGATCCGGCGCTGCGCCGACGACGTGCGGCCTGAGG ACTGCTACCACGGCGTGGGGGAGCAGTACCGCGGCTTGGTCAACAGGACCCGAAAAGGTGTCCCGTGCCAGCACTGGTCCACAGAGATGCCACACATGCCGCA GTTCAcacccacctctgccccccaCGCGCATCTGGAGGAGAACTTTTGCCGGAACCCGGACAGGGATAGCCATGGGCCCTGGTGCTACACTACGGACCCGGGTACTCCGTTCGACTACTGTGCACTGCGGCGCTGCG ATGACGACCAACCACCGTCCATCCTGGAGCCCCCAG ACCAGGTGGTGTTTGAGAAGTGTGGCAAGAGGGTGACCCGCCTGGACCAGCAGCGCTCCAAGCTGCGTGTGGTGGGGGGCCAGCCTGGGAACTCGCCCTGGACAGTCAGCTTGCGCAATCG GCAGGGCCAGCATTTCTGCGGGGGTTCCCTAGTGAAGGAGCAGTGGGTACTGACGGCCCGGCAGTGCTTCTCCTCTTG GAATGTAACATCAAGCACCGAGGACGCATACGGGAGAGTGAGATGTGCACTGAGGGACTCTTGGCCCCTGTGGGAGCCTGTGAG GGTGACTACGGAGGCCCACTTGCCTGCTTTACCCATGACTGCTGGGTCCTGGAGGGAATTATAA